The window GAGGCCCTCCATAAAGGGCCATGGAGAGAGGGCGAGAAGATCGGCGTGGTGGGCCTTCCCTGCCAGTTGCAGGCCCTTTGGAAGATGCGGTCTTCCCCTTTTGAAAAAAAGGCTCCTATCGACAGAATCGAGCTAATCATCGGGCTCTTCTGCACCTGGGCCCTCGAATATGAAGGGTTCAAGGACTTCCTGAAAAGGAGGCTCGGCAAGCTCCCTCCGGTCAAAATGGAGATCACCCCGCCGCCCGAAAGGCTCCTCAAGATACATACCCTCGGGGGTTTGAAGATCGTCCCGATCGAGGAGATTCGACCCTTCATCCGGAAGGGTTGCCACTCCTGCCCCGACATGACCGCAGAGCATGCTGACCTCTCCGTGGGGACGGTCGAGGGAATGGAGGGGTGGAATACGGTGATCCTCCGATCGGAGAGGGGAGAAAGCCTCTTCGAAGAGGCACGGGCCGAAGGGGTTCTCGAAACGAGACCTCTGCCCGAGGAGAACCTGTCTCACCTCAAAGAGGCCTCCCTCCTCAAAAAGGAGCGGGCCATCAAAGGCTCAACGGAACCGCAGGGGGCTTAAACCATGTTATCCATCGCCCAGAACGCCCCGGGAAAAATCGCCCTTCTGATGGGGAACGAGGCCATCGCCCGCGGGGCCCTCGAGGCAGGAGTCAAGGTCTGTGCAGCCTATCCCGGAAACCCTTCCTCCGAAATCGTCGGCTCCCTTTCCGAAGTAGCCAAAGAGTTGGGGCTCCATGTGGAGTGGTCTGTGAACGAAAAGGTGGCCCTCGAGGTGGCGGCAGGGGCTTCCTTTTCGGGCCTGAGAAGCCTCTGTGCCATGAAACAGAACGGCCTCAACGTGGCCTCTGACTTCCTCTTAAACCTCAACCTCACAGGAACAAGGGGAGGGCTTGTGATCGTCGTGGCCGATGACCCGGCAGGCATCTCTTCGAGCAACGAGGAGGACTCCCGCCTCTTTGCCAAGATCGGAGACCTCCCCCTGCTCGAACCCTCCCATGCCCAGGAGGCAAAGGAGATGGCCAAGGCGGCCTTTGCCCTCTCGGAGGATTTGGAGCTCCCCGTATTGATCCGGAGCGTGACGCGGGTTTCGCACGCCCGAGGGAATGTGACTCTGGACGAGCTTCCCCTCTCCCATCCGAAACCACGGTTCGATCTCTCCCGGCCCCGCCTGGCCTTTCCTCCCCTTCCGAATCACAAACTTCTTCATGAAAAACTTAAGAGGACGAGAAGGCTTTTTGAGGCCTCTCCCTTCAACCTCTACCGAGGCCCGGAAAAACCGCAGCTCCTTGTCATCACGAGCGGAAGCGGCTACCTCTACTCCTGCGAAGCGGTCAACCATCTGAAGGCCTGGGATAGGATCGGCATCCTGAAGATGGGTACCACCTGGCCCCTTCCCGAGGAGTTCCTCCTCGGCCACCTTATGCGTTCGGATCGATTCCTCTTCGTCGAGGAGGTCGATCCCTTTCTCGAAAACAACGTGAAGGAGGTCTTCGCCCAGCATTGTTCAACCCTTGGCCTAAAAAGATTCTTCGGTAAGGCGAGCCAGACCATCCCTGATATCGGCGAACTCAACCCGGAGATCGTCACCTCAGCCCTCCAGACCTTGCTTGGCCTTTCTTATTCTCCCAGGCCCGAGGCCTATGGTAAGATTGCCTCCGAGGCGCTGGCCGAGATGGTGCCTCCGCGGGGACTGACGTTCTGCGCCGGATGCCCCCACCGCGCCACCTACTGGGCCATCAAAACGGCCCTGGCCATGGACGGGAGGGAGGGGATCGTGTTGGGCGATATCGGTTGCTACTCCCTCGGAATGGGCGCGTCCGGCTTCTTTCAGATGAAGACCCTTCATGCCATGGGCTCGGGCGTGGGCCTGGCCTGCGGTTTCGGTCAACTCGACCGTATCGGCCTGAATCAGCCCGTCATCGCCCTCTGTGGAGACTCGACCTTCTACCACGCCGCCCTCCCTGCCCTGGTCAATGCCCTCTACAACGGCGCCAACTTCCTCCTGCTCCTCCTCGATAACAGCGCCACCGCCATGACCGGCTTTCAGCCCCATCCCGGGACCGGAGAAACAGCAACCGGAAGCCCAGCCCCTGTGATCGATCTCCAAAGGCTCTGTGAAGGCCTCGGTGCTTCGGTGGAGATCGTGGATCCCTTCGACCTCGAGGGAACCATCGCTGCCATCCTCAACATGGTCCGAATGGAAAGGGGGGTGAGGGTCCTCATTTTGAAGAGAGAATGCGCCCTTCTGAGC of the Thermodesulfobacteriota bacterium genome contains:
- a CDS encoding Coenzyme F420 hydrogenase/dehydrogenase, beta subunit C-terminal domain, giving the protein MNRGLRGLEERVLSKGLCTACGACLSLCPYLRAYGGRVVKLHDCNLDEGRCFSYCPRTDLPPEGIQEYELRQEFKNAGIGRVRRVFMARAKNPLWRERAQSGGAVSALIDVALKERLIEAALLTYRDGDSPPRGRIVRDRAEVLNHAGSSFVSGPTLEALHKGPWREGEKIGVVGLPCQLQALWKMRSSPFEKKAPIDRIELIIGLFCTWALEYEGFKDFLKRRLGKLPPVKMEITPPPERLLKIHTLGGLKIVPIEEIRPFIRKGCHSCPDMTAEHADLSVGTVEGMEGWNTVILRSERGESLFEEARAEGVLETRPLPEENLSHLKEASLLKKERAIKGSTEPQGA
- a CDS encoding thiamine pyrophosphate-dependent enzyme translates to MLSIAQNAPGKIALLMGNEAIARGALEAGVKVCAAYPGNPSSEIVGSLSEVAKELGLHVEWSVNEKVALEVAAGASFSGLRSLCAMKQNGLNVASDFLLNLNLTGTRGGLVIVVADDPAGISSSNEEDSRLFAKIGDLPLLEPSHAQEAKEMAKAAFALSEDLELPVLIRSVTRVSHARGNVTLDELPLSHPKPRFDLSRPRLAFPPLPNHKLLHEKLKRTRRLFEASPFNLYRGPEKPQLLVITSGSGYLYSCEAVNHLKAWDRIGILKMGTTWPLPEEFLLGHLMRSDRFLFVEEVDPFLENNVKEVFAQHCSTLGLKRFFGKASQTIPDIGELNPEIVTSALQTLLGLSYSPRPEAYGKIASEALAEMVPPRGLTFCAGCPHRATYWAIKTALAMDGREGIVLGDIGCYSLGMGASGFFQMKTLHAMGSGVGLACGFGQLDRIGLNQPVIALCGDSTFYHAALPALVNALYNGANFLLLLLDNSATAMTGFQPHPGTGETATGSPAPVIDLQRLCEGLGASVEIVDPFDLEGTIAAILNMVRMERGVRVLILKRECALLSARRQKKLFRVEIDPERCLGESCGCNRLCTRVFRCPGLRWEKEMAKARIEEAICNGCGVCAEICPVSAILREAL